The region TCGTAGCGCACGGGCGGCGGCGCGCTCGGCGCGACGACGACGACTTCGCGCATCGCCGGCGCGACGACGACGCCGGGCACCGCCTGCTCGACGACGATCTCGTCGGCGCTTGCGGCAAGCGGCGCGGCGAGCGCGCAAACGCCCGCGCCCGCGGCGACGAGCGGCAACACGACACGATGAAGAGAAAAAGACATCACGGCCTCCATGAACGATTGAACACGCGACGAGAGCGTATCCATTCAATGCTCGGGAAGGCGTAACGGCGGACAGGCGCTGCGTTACCGGAGGCCGGAAAGTGCAACGAGAAGTAAGGGCGCGCGCGGCGGCGGCGCGGCCGCGCGCGACGAGACGGAAAACGCGTCAGGCTTGCGGAATCTCGATTTTCACTTCGAGCACTTCCAGATCGTCCTGGCGCTCGAGGCTCACGCGGATGTCATCGTTCGAAATCTTCACATACTTCGAAATGACCGCGACGAGCTCCTTTTGCAACGCGGGCAGATAATCGGCGGGCGGGCGGCCGCCCACGCGCTCGTGCGCGATGATGAGCTGCAGGCGCTCTTTCGCGACGGCGGCGGACTTCTTTTTCTCACCGAGCAGAAACGACAGAATCGACATGACGCGCCTCCGTTACTTGGAGCCGAAGAGGCGCTGCAGCAGGCCCGGCTTCTGATAGTCGGTGAAACGCAGCGGCTTGTCCTCGCCGAGGAAGCGCGCGACGATGTCCTTGTACGCCTCCGCGACGTCGGTGCCGTCGAGGTGAACGGCGGGCAGGCCCTGGTTCGACGCGTGCAGCACCGCCTCGGATTCGGGCACGACGCCGATCAGCTTGATGCGCAGGATCTCGCTGATGTCGTCGAGCGACAGCATCTCGCCCTCGGTCACGCGCTTCGGGTTGTAGCGGGTGATGAGCAGGTGCTCCTTGATCGGCTCCTTGCCTTCCGTCGCGCGCTTGGTCTTCGACGACAGGATGCCGAGGATGCGGTCCGAATCGCGCACCGACGACACTTCCGGGTTCGTCACGATGAGCGCCTCGTCGGCGAAGTACATCGCGTGCAGCGCGCCCGATTCGATGCCGGCGGGCGAATCGCAGACGATGAACTCGAAGTCCATCGCGATCAGATCGTTGATGACCTTTTCGACGCCTTCACGCGTCAACGCATCCTTGTCGCGCGTCTGCGACGCGGGCAGGATGTACAGGTTCTCGCACTTCTTGTCCTTGATGAGCGCCTGATTCAGGTTCGCTTCGCCCTGGATCACGTTGACGAGGTCGTACACGACGCGGCGCTCGCAGCCCATGATGAGATCGAGGTTGCGCAGACCGACGTCGAAATCGATCACGGCCGTCTTGTGACCGCGCAGCGCGAGACCGGACGCGAAGCTCGCGCTCGTCGTCGTCTTGCCCACGCCGCCCTTGCCCGAGGTCACCACGATGATTTTTGCCATTTACCTACCCTGTGTTCGTCAATGAGGACCGACCGACCCGTTTGTCGCGCCACGCGTGTCACGTGAGGCGCAGCGGTTCGATCATCAGTTTTTCCTGTTCCAGCCGGATCTGCACCGATTTGCCGAGCACGTCGGCCGGCAGCGGGTTCTCGGTGGTCCGATAGATACCCGCGATCGAGATCAGCTCCGGCTCGAGACACGTGCAGAAGATGCGCGCGTCGTGATTGCCGTGCACGCCCGCGAGCGCGCGGCCGCGCAACGGCGCGTAGATGTGGATGTTGCCTTCCGCGATGACCTCGGCGCCGTAACTGACCGGGCCGAGCACCACGAGATCTCCCTTCGCGTAAATCTGTTGTCCGGAATGCAGCGGCCTGTCGACGACGAGCGTCGCCGACTGAGCCGCGACAGCGGGCGCGGGCGACTCGGGCGGCGCGCCCGCGTCGGCGAGCGTCGGGCCGGCCTGCTCGAAGAGCGCCGCCTGCCCGGCGGCCGGCGCGGCCGGCTCCGCCTGCTGCACGGGCGCTTCGTCCGCCGCCTTCGACGAAGGCGCGCGCCGGTCGCGCGCCTCGAGAAGCGGCAGCCCGGCGCTCGCCGCCCAGGCGTGCTGCTCCGGTTGCGCGACGACGCCGATCACGCGCATCCGCACGTCGTTGAGCATGCCACGGATGTCGTCGAGCGGGACACGCTCGTGATCCGCGAGCCGGCGCACGTCGATTGCGACGACGTCGTCCGCGAAGAATTCGGGGGTCGCTTCGAAACGCTTGACCAACTCGGCGCGCAACGCATCGAGGTCGGCGGTTTTCACGATGAACAGCAACGTGTCGACCGAACCGCTGCGCAGTTCGAAGAATGGCGATTTTTTAAGCGACATGGACGTTCTGCAAAAAAATTTTGCGTATTTTACAGGCGTCCACGCCCGGGGCCATCATTTTCGGGCGCGCCCGCCGCGCGCGCGGTGCCCCGCCCGCCCGCAACGCCCCGTCCCGGCGCGGCAACGAAGGATCGGGACCGGTTCGCACGCCGCTTACGCGTGCTCGCGCCAGACGAAGAGCGACTTCATCGCACCCGGCACGCGGGTGATCGGCGCGCGCTCGCCGGTGTCGGCAAAGCCCACGTGCTCGTAGAAACGGATCGCGCTGCGATTCTGATCGGCGATCCACGCATAGATCTCGCCGGCGCCGCGCAGATGACGGACCGCATGCGCGACCCACAGCTCGCTCACGAACGCGCGGCGCGCGGGCGTACCGTCGAAATACGCGCCGATCATGCCGGCCGGATGGCCTTCGGTATACAGCACGAACGTGGTCGATTCGTCGGACGCCGCGCGCTGCTGCGCGATCGCGGCCGCTCGCGCGGCGTCGACGGCCAGCTCAGCTTCCGGCGTCTCGCCGCTCGCATAGGGCTCGCGCAGCGAGGCGGCGCGCAGTTCGCGATACACGCCGCCTTGATCCGCGGCAATACGACGAACAGTCAAGGTCGAACTCATGCAGGCACAGCCCCCTTCGGACAGCAAGCCGTTAGCTTCAACCGAAAGCGGGGCATGAGTCAAATCGTAATTTTCGAACGGCTGCGAAATGTCGTCGATAAACACGATATCGAGCGCAATTTCGCGCTTATGCGGCAGCGCAGCAATATACGGCGGTCGGTCGACGGGACGTGCCGCGCGAAAACGGGCGTCAACGTCATGGGTTCGATCAGTCGACGCGTTCGTTCGCCTCGCACGTCGTGCGCGCATGGCTCCGATTGGTCGCGCCGTTCAGTTCTTATGCAGTCCGTTCGATCGGAGCGGGTCGGGAAAACCTGTGCGCGCATCGGCGGCGGTCACCGTCTTGCCCCAGCCCGAACCGCGTCTTTCGACATCGATCGAGCGGTCGAGCGGTCGAACGTGTCCACCCGCGCACCTCGATTCATTCGCTTCGGTCACGGCGCTCCCGCATCTCCCATCGTCCAATACCTTCATCGAGGCGCACTCCGCACCGCCGAAAAAATCTCACGCCGATCCGAGGATCAAATCATCCCAATAATCGATCCCCCCGATCAATATGCCGCCGCCTCGTTGGCGCAGGCATATCTGTCCGACAACGATTACCGAAACCCCCTCCCGATGCGCCGGCGACGCACGACGATCTCCACTCGGCTCTCGCGTCTGCTCGACATGCACGCATGCCGGCGACGAACGTCAACGTTCCGTCGTGTCTTAAACTTCAAAGATTCGAGACGATTTTTCAGATTCCGGCATTGAGTCGAACTATAAACGGCAACGGCAT is a window of Burkholderia mallei ATCC 23344 DNA encoding:
- a CDS encoding YXWGXW repeat-containing protein, whose protein sequence is MDTLSSRVQSFMEAVMSFSLHRVVLPLVAAGAGVCALAAPLAASADEIVVEQAVPGVVVAPAMREVVVVAPSAPPPVRYEVVPEPRVGYVWDRGHWRWDHDRYVWIAGHWEVERIGMHWAPGHWSQRGPGWVWVRGHWA
- the minE gene encoding cell division topological specificity factor MinE, which translates into the protein MSILSFLLGEKKKSAAVAKERLQLIIAHERVGGRPPADYLPALQKELVAVISKYVKISNDDIRVSLERQDDLEVLEVKIEIPQA
- the minD gene encoding septum site-determining protein MinD codes for the protein MAKIIVVTSGKGGVGKTTTSASFASGLALRGHKTAVIDFDVGLRNLDLIMGCERRVVYDLVNVIQGEANLNQALIKDKKCENLYILPASQTRDKDALTREGVEKVINDLIAMDFEFIVCDSPAGIESGALHAMYFADEALIVTNPEVSSVRDSDRILGILSSKTKRATEGKEPIKEHLLITRYNPKRVTEGEMLSLDDISEILRIKLIGVVPESEAVLHASNQGLPAVHLDGTDVAEAYKDIVARFLGEDKPLRFTDYQKPGLLQRLFGSK
- the minC gene encoding septum site-determining protein MinC; the encoded protein is MSLKKSPFFELRSGSVDTLLFIVKTADLDALRAELVKRFEATPEFFADDVVAIDVRRLADHERVPLDDIRGMLNDVRMRVIGVVAQPEQHAWAASAGLPLLEARDRRAPSSKAADEAPVQQAEPAAPAAGQAALFEQAGPTLADAGAPPESPAPAVAAQSATLVVDRPLHSGQQIYAKGDLVVLGPVSYGAEVIAEGNIHIYAPLRGRALAGVHGNHDARIFCTCLEPELISIAGIYRTTENPLPADVLGKSVQIRLEQEKLMIEPLRLT
- a CDS encoding GNAT family N-acetyltransferase; translation: MRARRARRTNASTDRTHDVDARFRAARPVDRPPYIAALPHKREIALDIVFIDDISQPFENYDLTHAPLSVEANGLLSEGGCACMSSTLTVRRIAADQGGVYRELRAASLREPYASGETPEAELAVDAARAAAIAQQRAASDESTTFVLYTEGHPAGMIGAYFDGTPARRAFVSELWVAHAVRHLRGAGEIYAWIADQNRSAIRFYEHVGFADTGERAPITRVPGAMKSLFVWREHA